One window from the genome of Manis pentadactyla isolate mManPen7 chromosome 15, mManPen7.hap1, whole genome shotgun sequence encodes:
- the ANKRD11 gene encoding ankyrin repeat domain-containing protein 11 isoform X5 — translation MESRRTRTQMPPAQSMSWYCKAGSLLEAPWHEMEAPRSKKKEKQGPERKRIKKEPVTRKAGLLFGMGLSGIRAGYPLSERQQVALLMQMTAEESANSPVDTTPKHPSQSTVCQKGTPNSASKTKDKVNKRNERGETRLHRAAIRGDARRIKELISEGADVNVKDFAGWTALHEACNRGYYDVAKQLLAAGAEVNTKGLDDDTPLHDAANNGHYKVVKLLLRYGGNPQQSNRKGETPLKVASSPTMVNLLLGKGTYTSSEESSTAESSEEEDAPSFAPSSSVDGNNTDSEFEKGLKHKAKNPEPQKTAAPVKDEYEFDEDDEQDRVPPVDDKHLLKKDYRKETKSNSFISIPKMEVKSYTKNNTIAPKKATHRILSDTSDEDVGVPVGTGEKLRLSAHSALPGNKMREPPSSKQQKEKNKVKKKRKKEPKGKEVRFGKRSDKFCSSESESQSSESGGDDGDSVGSPGRLKESPLVLRDPALFSSLSASSSSSLGSCTTQKHNPSHTDQHTKHWRTDNWKAVSSPAWSEASSLSDSTRTRLTSESDGSSEGSSVESLKPVRRKREPRRRGGLQSGLPDKRTPFPCSVDGAVPKLDKEGKVVKKHKTKHRHRTKEKGACAAGQELKLKSFTYEYEDCKQRPDKAILLDSDVCADSKVKASRHDREHARREERLGRARPEEKEWLFKDEVLKAPRDERPPKRGKETSRGGSRPLREDKDRANRAEREKPAKEKSPREEKLRLHKEERKRKSRDRTSKLEKKNDFKEDKIPKEKEKTFKEDKLKREKVYQEDPTFDEYCNKNQFLENEDTKFSLSDDQQDRWFSDLSDSSFDFKGEDSWDSPVTDYRDLKNESVARLILETVKEDKEKKREGKPREKRGDRDAPLRKRDRDGLDRTSEKRRDAAEKHKGVPSCPPEKDKKRRESAEGGRERRDGRVRPEDMHREDPREQGGEGGLRDRPDCDCGKGLEPWERHHATRDKEKRERPKSERARDKAGDKDRGEKSTLEKCPKDKELDKCFKEKRDAKEKHKDRERKASLDQVKEKREKSFAGITPEDFSERKDEKKGKEKSWYIADIFTDESEDEKIDYPASGLKAAEPGDGQTERDDGRELPPPDRARKHSAERQHADKQRDRELREKRKEKGATEAGRDKREKALEKHRDKKDKEPAERHKDRRERALADAPQEKRGRQRPPERAERKPSAEDKARSRHRERPDREHCRDKRAPRSSEGERSLLEKLEAEALHGFREDADDRGSEASSDSFVDRGPEPGLSALLEASLTDALEERPRDKERHRHSSSSSKKSHDRERGKKEKKERAEEPRDAGGRRGSGQCEKGLPEADAGGAPYNTRADVEDEPDRAGELFSAERREKNDSDREPSKKAEKELKPYGSGAVSAPKEKRRRERHRERWRDEKEKPRDRPGDGLPRHRDKDTPPGPSKDKCRDESLRPNEARPKEKFRENPEREKGDVTKASNGTDRPLPSRDPGRRDGRPREKLLGDGDLMMTSFERMLSQKDLEIEERHKRHKERMKQMEKMRHRSGDPRLKERARLAEDARKRGDGPPRKTLGLDPAPKDRKPKDPLPAAESKPQPGPAVDARDWVAGPHMKEALPASPRPDQSRPTGVPTPASVVSCPSYEEAMHTPRTPSCSADDYTDLVFDCPDPQPASSTPTSACSPSFFDRFSMAAGGISETPGQTPTRPPCTSLYRSISVDIRRTPEEEFSIGDKLFRQQSMPATSSYDSPGQHLEDKAPGPPGPAEKLACLSPGYYSPDYGVPSPRADALHCPPAVVTITPSPEGAFSGLQAKSPPHREEPSAPSMEGALPPDLGLPLDATEDQQATAAIIPPEPSYLEPLEEGPFSTVITEEPVGWAHATTSEQGLCAGLIGSAPENPVNWPVGPELLLKSPQRFPESPKHFCPAESLHPAAPGPFGATEPPFAVSPVSYPLSVAEPGLEDIKDATAVEAAPATIPTSEEPGPFTPSSRLEAFFSDCKPLPDTPPDPPPEPACMTITQAEALGPLENSFLENGPNLSALGPVEPGPWPDAFTTSEDDLDLGPFSLPELPLQTKEVSDIQAEPVEESPLVPVGNAPTGAPPVLDSGEVVASAAEEPLAVPPDQVATQLPAEPETSEELQPDVVLEATGEARVATEGRAPEDTDFGVGPTPVLEQCLSGSVDEAQGQDPLATPLSAPDPAMDGLAQACVADGAGPNDSAGLEVPPGSVQPEAAEPEPKPPAEAPKAPRVEEVPQRMTRTRAQMLANQHRQSASPSEREPVPTPASRAKGRGSEEEDPQAQHPRKRRLQRSSQQPPPPSTSTRQTREVIQQTLAAIVDAIKLDAIEPYHSDRSNPYFEYLQIRKKIEEKRKILCYISPQAPQCYAEYVTYTGSYLLDGKPLSKLHIPVIAPPPSLAEPLKELFKQQEAVRGKLRLQHSIEREKLIVSCEQEILRVHCRAARTIANQAVPFSACTMLLDSEVYNMPLESQGDENKSVRDRFNARQFISWLQDVDDKYDRMKTCLLMRQQHEAAALNAVQRMEWQLKVQELDPAGHKSLCVNEVPSFYVPMVDVNDDFVLLPA, via the exons GTGGTGAAGCTGCTGCTGCGGTACGGAGGGAACCCCCAGCAGAGCAACAGGAAGGGCGAGACGCCGCTGAAGGTGGCCAGCTCCCCAACCATGGTGAACCTGCTGCTGGGCAAGGGCACCTACACGTCCAGCGAGGAGAGCTCCACGG CAGAGAGCTCCGAGGAGGAAGACGCCCCGTCATTCGCACCTTCCAGCTCAGTTGATGGCAATAACACGGACTCGGAGTTTGAAAAAGGCCTCAAGCACAAGGCTAAGAATCCTGAGCCTCAGAAAACTGCGGCCCCTGTCAAGGACGAGTATGAGTTCGACGAGGATGACGAGCAGGACAGAGTCCCTCCAGTGGACGACAAACACTTACTGAAAAAGGATTACAGGAAAGAGACAAAGTCAAATAGCTTCATTTCTATACCCAAAATGGAAGTGAAAAGTTACACTAAAAATAACACAATTGCACCAAAGAAAGCGACTCATCGCATCTTGTCAGACACGTCAGACGAGGATGTCGGTGTTCCGGTGGGGACaggggagaaactgaggctctcgGCCCACTCGGCATTGCCCGGTAACAAAATGAGGGAGCCTCCCAGCTCAAagcagcagaaggaaaagaataaagtgaaaaaGAAGCGGAAGAAAGAGCCGAAAGGCAAAGAAGTACGTTTTGGGAAAAGGAGCGACAAGTTCTGTTCTTCTGAGTCAGAGAGCCAGTCCTCGGAGAGCGGTGGGGATGACGGCGACTCAGTGGGCAGCCCCGGCCGCCTGAAGGAGTCCCCGCTGGTGCTGAGGGACCCCGCGCTGTTCAGCTCCCTGTCGGCCTCCTCCAGTTCATCGCTGGGGAGCTGCACCACCCAGAAGCATAACCccagccacacagaccagcaCACCAAGCACTGGCGGACAGACAATTGGAAGGCCGTTTCCTCTCCCGCCTGGTCAGAGGCCAGCTCTTTATCAGACTCCACGAGGACGAGACTGACAAGTGAGTCTGATGGCTCCTCCGAGGGCTCCAGCGTGGAGTCACTGAAGCCAGTGAGGCGGAAGCGGGAGCCTCGGAGGCGGGGCGGCCTGCAGAGCGGGCTGCCTGACAAGAGGACCCCCTTTCCCTGCAGTGTGGATGGCGCTGTCCCCAAGCTGGACAAGGAGGGGAAAGTGGtcaagaaacacaaaacaaagcacAGACACAGGACCAAGGAGAAGGGCGCCTGTGCTGCTGGCCAGGAgctcaagctgaagagcttcacTTACGAGTACGAGGACTGCAAGCAGAGGCCGGACAAGGCGATCCTGCTAGACAGCGACGTCTGCGCTGACAGCAAAGTAAAAGCCTCGAGGCACGACCGAGAGCATGCGAGGCGGGAGGAGCGGCTCGGCAGGGCGCGGCCAGAGGAGAAAGAGTGGCTCTTCAAGGACGAGGTGCTGAAGGCCCCCAGAGATGAAAGGCCCCCAAAAAGAGGCAAGGAAACGAGCAGGGGTGGGAGCCGGCCGCTCCGAGAAGACAAGGACCGCGCAAACAGGGCCGAGAGGGAGAAGCCGGCAAAGGAGAAGTCCCCGagagaggagaaactgaggctccacaaagaggaaagaaagaggaagtcTAGAGACAGGACCTCAAAGCTagagaaaaagaatgatttcAAAGAGGACAAAATTCCAAAAGAGAAGGAGAAGACCTTCAAAGAAGATAAACTCAAACGAGAAAAAGTTTACCAGGAAGACCCTACGTTTGACGAGTATTGTAACAAAAATCAGTTTTTGGAGAATGAAGATACCAAATTTAGCCTTTCTGATGATCAGCAAGACAGGTGGTTTTCTGATCTGTCAGATTCCTCCTTTGATTTCAAGGGGGAGGACAGCTGGGACTCGCCTGTGACCGACTACAGGGACCTTAAAAATGAGTCTGTGGCCAGGCTGATCTTGGAAACGGTGAAAGAGGACAAGGAGAAGAAGCGGGAAGGCAAACCCCGGGAGAAGCGGGGCGACCGAGATGCCCCCCTCAGGAAGAGGGACAGGGATGGCCTGGACAGGACCTCTGAGAAGAGGAGAGACGCAGCCGAGAAGCACAAGGGAGTCCCCAGCTGTCCCCCAGAGAAGGACAAAAAGCGGCGGGAGTCTGCTGAGGGCGGGCGGGAGCGCAGGGATGGCAGGGTCAGGCCCGAGGACATGCACCGGGAGGACCCCAGAGAGCAGGGTGGCGAGGGCGGCCTCAGGGACAGGCCGGACTGCGACTGTGGGAAGGGCCTGGAGCCTTGGGAGCGGCACCATGCCACCAGGgacaaggagaagagggagaggccGAAGTCAGAGAGGGCGCGGGACAAGGCCGGCGACAAGGACCGGGGCGAGAAGTCTACCCTTGAGAAATGCCCAAAGGACAAGGAGCTGGACAAGTGTTTTAAGGAGAAAAGAGATGCTAAGGAAAAGCataaagacagagagaggaaagcaTCTCTTGACCAAGTcaaagaaaagagggagaagagTTTCGCTGGGATTACCCCAGAGGACTTCTCAGAGAGAAAAGACGagaaaaaggggaaagagaaaagcTGGTACATCGCAGACATATTCACAGATGAAAGCGAGGACGAGAAGATCGATTACCCAGCCAGCGGGCTCAAGGCCGCGGAGCCCGGCGACGGGCAGACAGAGCGGGATGACGGGCGGGAGCTGCCGCCCCCCGACAGAGCCCGGAAGCACTCGGCCGAGCGGCAGCACGCGGACAAGCAGAGGGACCGGGAGCTcagggagaagaggaaggagaagggggccACGGAGGCGGGGAGGGACAAGAGGGAAAAGGCCCTCGAGAAGCACAGAGACAAGAAGGACAAAGAGCCGGCCGAGAGGCACAAGGACAGGAGGGAGCGCGCCCTGGCCGACGCCCCCCAGGAGAAGAGGGGCAGGCAGAGGCCTCCCGAGAGAGCGGAGAGGAAGCCCTCGGCCGAGGACAAGGCCAGGAGCCGGCACAGGGAGCGGCCGGACCGGGAGCACTGCCGAGACAAGAGGGCGCCGCGGAGCAGCGAGGGGGAGAGGAGCCTGCTGGAGAAGCTGGAGGCGGAGGCCCTGCACGGGTTCCGGGAGGACGCCGACGACAGGGGCAGCGAGGCGTCGTCGGACAGCTTCGTGGACCGAGGGCCGGAGCCCGGCCTGAGCGCCCTCCTGGAGGCGTCCCTTACCGACGCCCTGGAGGAGAGGCCCAGGGACAAGGAGAGGCACCGGCACTCGTCGTCCTCCTCCAAGAAGAGCCACGACCGGGAGAGGGgcaagaaggagaagaaggagcGGGCGGAGGAGCCCAGGGACGCGGGCGGCAGGAGGGGCTCCGGCCAGTGCGAGAAGGGCCTCCCGGAGGCCGATGCCGGCGGTGCCCCCTACAACACGAGAGCCGACGTGGAAGACGAGCCGGATAGAGCCGGTGAGTTGTTCTCTgctgagaggagagagaagaacgACTCTGACAGAGAGCCTTCCAAGAAGGCAGAAAAGGAGCTGAAGCCTTACGGGTCCGGCGCCGTCAGCGCCCcgaaggagaagaggaggagggagcgGCACCGGGAGCGGTGGCGGGACGAGAAGGAGAAGCCCAGGGACAGGCCCGGGGACGGGCTCCCGAGGCACAGGGACAAGGACACCCCTCCAGGCCCTTCCAAAGACAAGTGCAGGGATGAAAGCCTGAGACCCAACGAGGCCAGACCGAAGGAGAAGTTCAGGGAaaacccagagagagaaaagggcgaCGTGACGAAGGCGAGCAATGGCACGGACAGGCCGCTGCCCTCCAGAGACCCGGGCAGGAGAGATGGCCGGCCCCGGGAGAAGCTCCTCGGTGATGGCGACCTCATGATGACCAGCTTCGAGAGGATGCTCTCCCAGAAGGACCTGGAGATTGAGGAAAGGCACAAACGGCACAAGGAGAGGATGAAGCAGATGGAGAAGATGCGGCACAGGTCTGGAGACCCTCGGCTCAAGGAGCGGGCAAGGCTGGCTGAGGATGCACGCAAGCGGGGGGATGGCCCCCCGAGGAAGACGCTGGGGCTGGACCCTGCCCCGAAAGACAGGAAGCCCAAGGACCCGCTGCCAGCCGCTGAGAGCAAGCCCCAGCCGGGACCTGCCGTGGATGCCAGGGACTGGGTGGCCGGCCCTCACATGAAAGAGGCCTTGCCTGCTTCCCCAAGGCCTGACCAGAGCCGGCCCACCGGGGTTCCCACCCCCGCGTCCGTGGTGTCCTGCCCCAGCTACGAGGAGGCCATGCACACACCCAGGACCCCATCCTGCAGCGCCGACGACTACACTGACCTTGTGTTTGACTGCCCGGACCCCCAGCCTGCCTCCAGCACGCCCACCAGCGCCTGCTCCCCTTCCTTTTTCGACAGGTTCTCCATGGCAGCAGGCGGGATTTCGGAAACCCCCGGTCAGACACCCACAAGGCCGCCGTGCACGAGCCTTTACCGTTCCATCTCTGTTGACATCAGGAGGACCCCCGAAGAAGAATTCAGCATTGGGGACAAGCTCTTCCGACAGCAGAGCATGCCCGCCACGTCCAGTTACGACTCACCAGGGCAGCACTTGGAGGACAAGGCCCCTGGGCCCCCAGGTCCTGCCGAGAAGTTGGCCTGCTTGTCTCCAGGGTATTACTCGCCAGACTATGGTGTCCCTTCCCCCAGAGCAGATGCTCTTCACTGCCCACCGGCTGTGGTCACCATCACCCCCTCCCCAGAGGGCGCCTTCTCTGGGTTACAAGCAAAGTCCCCTCCTCACAGGGAGGAGCCGTCGGCCCCATCCATGGAGGGAGCCCTGCCCCCCGACTTGGGCCTTCCACTGGATGCCACAGAGGACCAGCAGGCCACTGCGGCCATCATCCCCCCTGAGCCCAGCTACCTGGAGCCCCTGGAGGAGGGCCCTTTCAGCACAGTCATCACCGAGGAGCCTGTCGGGTGGGCACATGCCACCACCTCGGAGCAGGGCCTCTGTGCCGGCCTCATCGGGAGTGCCCCCGAGAACCCTGTCAACTGGCCAGTGGGGCCAGAGCTTCTGCTTAAGTCTCCACAGAGATTCCCAGAGTCCCCGAAACATTTCTGCCCTGCTGAGTCCCTCCaccctgcagccccagggcctTTTGGTGCCACGGAACCCCCTTTCGCAGTCTCCCCTGTCTCATATCCTCTGTCGGTGGCCGAGCCGGGACTCGAGGACATCAAAGATGCTACCGCGGTGGAAGCAGCCCCAGCCACCATCCCCACTTCGGAAGAGCCAGGCCCCTTCACTCCCTCCTCCAGGCTGGAGGCCTTCTTCAGTGACTGCAAGCCCCTCCCGGACACGCCCCCTGACCCACCACCCGAGCCTGCATGTATGACCATCACGCAGGCAGAGGCTCTGGGGCCCCTGGAAAACAGCTTCCTGGAAAACGGTCCCAACCTGTCGGCCCTGGGCCCAGTGGAGCCTGGGCCCTGGCCAGACGCCTTTACCACCTCAGAGGACGACTTGGACCTGGGACCTTTTTCACTGCCAGAGCTTCCTCTTCAAACGAAAGAGGTTTCTGACATCCAAGCAGAGCCTGTAGAAGAGAGTCCCCTTGTCCCTGTAGGAAATGCCCCCACAGGGGCCCCCCCAGTCCTCGACAGTGGGGAGGTCGTGGCATCAGCTGCTGAGGAGCCACTGGCAGTGCCCCCTGACCAGGTGGCCACCCAGCTCCCCGCAGAGCCTGAGACCTCAGAGGAACTGCAACCAGACGTGGTGCTGGAAGCCACAGGGGAGGCCAGGGTCGCGACAGAGGGGAGGGCCCCTGAGGACACGGACTTTGGTGTGGGGCCCACACCTGTTTTGGAGCAGTGCCTGTCAGGGAGTGTAGATGAGGCCCAGGGCCAGGACCCCCTGGCCACACCCCTCAGCGCCCCAGACCCCGCCATGGATGGCTTGGCACAGGCCTGTGTGGCAGACGGGGCCGGCCCCAATGACAGTGCTGGGCTTGAGGTGCCTCCAGGCAGTGTGCAGCCTGAAGCAGCAGAACCGGAACCCAAGCCCCCAGCCGAAGCCCCAAAGGCCCCCAGAGTGGAGGAGGTCCCGCAGCGCATGACCAGGACCCGGGCCCAGATGCTGGccaaccagcacaggcagagtgCATCCCCCTCCGAGAGGGAGCCTGtgcccaccccagcctccagGGCCAAGGGCCGCGGCTCCGAGGAGGAGGACCCACAAGCCCAGCATCCACGGAAGCGCCGCCTCCAGCGCTCCAGCCAGCAGCCACCGCCCCCCAGCACGTCCACGAGGCAGACGCGGGAGGTGATCCAGCAGACACTGGCCGCCATCGTGGATGCCATCAAGCTGGATGCCATTGAGCCCTACCACAGCGACCGCTCCAACCCGTACTTTGAGTACTTGCAGATCAGGAAGAAGATCGAGGAGAAGCGGAAGATCCTGTGCTATATCAGCCCACAGGCCCCCCAGTGCTATGCCGAGTACGTCACCTACACGGGCTCCTACCTCCTGGACGGCAAGCCGCTCAGCAAGCTGCACATTCCCGTG ATCGCCCCCCCGCCCTCCCTGGCGGAGCCCCTGAAGGAGCTGTTCAAGCAGCAGGAGGCCGTGCGGGGGAAGCTGCGCCTGCAGCACTCGATCGAGCGG GAAAAGCTGATCGTCTCCTGCGAACAGGAGATCCTGCGCGTGCACTGCAGGGCGGCGAGGACCATCGCGAACCAGGCCGTGCCGTTCAGTGCCTGCACCATGCTGCTGGACTCGGAGGTCTACAACATGCCTCTGGAGAGCCAG GGCGATGAGAACAAGTCGGTGCGTGACCGCTTCAACGCCCGCCAGTTCATCTCCTGGCTGCAGGATGTGGACGACAAGTATGACCGCATGAAG ACGTGTCTCCTGATGCGGCAGCAGCATGAGGCTGCAGCCCTCAATGCCGTGCAGAGGATGGAGTGGCAGCTGAAGGTCCAGGAGCTGGACCCTGCCGGGCACAAGTCCCTGTGTGTGAATGAGGTGCCCTCCTTCTATGTGCCCATGGTTGACGTCAACGACGACTTCGTGCTTCTGCCAGCCTGA